From Pirellulales bacterium, the proteins below share one genomic window:
- a CDS encoding site-specific integrase — protein sequence MSTKKPQLKKPLAAFIDESIRSGTLPITRRSRRAFINAINRFTESLGRSALVSDLSYAGWATFGDYIYGKYTAHTCENLRYYFRRLWRLAFELGHVSTAPPPKTYASAKWADAQIGKPEKGEKPKTLRQVFVWYYKPLRLRGRGEKNDLQYRVNIDHLQKFLGREPILTDLDDELITAFINSFVESGRAPATAQKARSHILALWRFAARKQFVDKFPDVPAVPQPQRIPKAWSKAELATLFAALRDEPGEIGGVPAGAWWLALHQILWWTAERINAVMQLRWSDVDLDSGWLIVPAEFRKFQTADKSTELPAEAIEALRAIREPARELLFPWPYTPVYLWAKYGRILKRAGLPTDRKSKFHRMRKSAASYFEAAGGNATELLGHSARRVTLNYLSPAIVKPQQTAGMLFSPTAPRKDGAA from the coding sequence ATGAGCACGAAAAAACCACAGCTCAAAAAGCCGCTCGCCGCGTTTATCGACGAATCGATCAGGAGTGGGACGCTGCCGATCACCCGGCGCAGCCGTCGGGCGTTCATAAACGCGATAAATCGCTTCACCGAATCGCTTGGCCGCAGCGCGTTGGTTTCGGACCTGTCGTATGCCGGGTGGGCCACCTTCGGCGATTACATCTATGGCAAGTACACCGCGCACACTTGCGAGAACTTGCGTTACTATTTCCGCCGATTGTGGCGATTGGCCTTCGAGCTGGGCCACGTTTCCACCGCGCCGCCGCCGAAGACGTACGCAAGCGCGAAATGGGCAGATGCGCAGATCGGCAAGCCCGAAAAAGGCGAGAAGCCCAAGACGCTTCGGCAGGTGTTCGTCTGGTACTACAAGCCCCTCCGCCTGCGCGGGCGCGGCGAAAAGAACGATTTGCAGTACCGCGTCAACATCGACCACCTGCAGAAGTTTCTCGGCCGCGAACCCATATTGACCGACCTGGACGATGAGCTGATCACCGCGTTTATCAACTCGTTCGTCGAGAGCGGCCGCGCACCGGCCACGGCGCAAAAAGCACGCTCCCATATTTTGGCCCTGTGGCGCTTCGCCGCGCGAAAGCAGTTCGTCGACAAGTTTCCCGACGTTCCTGCGGTCCCGCAGCCGCAAAGGATCCCCAAGGCTTGGAGCAAGGCTGAGCTGGCAACCCTCTTCGCAGCGTTGCGAGACGAGCCCGGCGAAATCGGTGGCGTGCCGGCGGGCGCTTGGTGGTTGGCCCTGCACCAAATTCTGTGGTGGACCGCCGAGCGGATTAACGCGGTGATGCAACTGCGCTGGTCCGACGTCGACCTGGATAGCGGCTGGCTGATCGTGCCGGCCGAATTTCGCAAGTTCCAAACGGCAGACAAATCAACCGAACTGCCCGCCGAGGCAATCGAGGCTCTTCGGGCGATACGAGAGCCGGCGCGCGAATTGCTTTTCCCCTGGCCGTATACGCCGGTTTATCTGTGGGCCAAGTACGGTCGCATCCTCAAGCGAGCGGGACTGCCTACTGATCGAAAAAGCAAGTTCCACCGCATGCGCAAGTCGGCGGCTTCCTACTTTGAAGCAGCCGGCGGCAATGCGACGGAACTGCTGGGACATTCGGCCCGCCGCGTGACGCTCAACTATCTGTCGCCGGCAATCGTCAAACCGCAACAGACGGCGGGAATGCTCTTCAGCCCGACGGCGCCGAGAAAGGACGGTGCCGCATGA